tgtctgttgtggcatggtttctacagtttgatgcccttcataatgccaaccacttaccagagtgtgctgggtgcttttttgttAACTTGgtcttttaaatataattattctagactggcttccatgccggtggcatgtaaaaagcaccatccgaacgtggctgatgccagcgccacctggactggcttccatgctggtgacacgtaaaaagcaccaatccgatcgtggccgctgccagcctcgcctggcacctgtgccagtggcacgtaaaaagcacccactacactcacggagtggttggtgttaggaagggcatccagctgtagaaacactgccagatcagactggagcctggtgcagccttctggcttcccagatccccagtcgaaccgtccaacccatgccagcatggagaacggacgttaaacgatgatgatgatgtgtaaatataaacaaactaacatatgTTTTTATTAGAAGCGTCCAAATGTGTATTGTACAACACAAACAAGCAGATGATATTTTTTCAAATGCAGTAATAATAGGTGAATACCCTTACAAGGTAGAAAAAGTTGTCAACAAACTGTCTTGTAATGATATTTACCcattatttctgctgttctaatggCATTActgcatttgaaaaaaatatcatcTTCTTGTTTGTATCGTACAATAATTATTacgattattgttgttattgttcttgcagTTGTTTTCTTTAACTAAATCTTTCAGTGAAGACGACACCATTTGTGACCTAAAAAAATTAATCGCAGCTCAAACAGGCACTCGGTGGGAGCGAATCGTTTTGAAAAAATGGTAAGTTACTTGATTATTTTCCCTTTTGACTGTAATCCATATTCCAGTTGAGAGTCCTTATTACCTGTTGCAACtgatatgtgtggaggcgcgtggctaagtggttaggatgttgaactcatgattgtaaggttgtggtttcgattcctggaccgggcgatgtgttgtgttcttgagcaaaacacttcatttcatgttgcttcactccactcagctggcaaaagtgagtaatcttgcgacggactggcgtcccgtccaggtggggaatttctacgccactaaaactgggaaaccagcccttatgaacatggcatggcttgagaaggaacatttagtggaggtgcatggctaagtggttagggtgttgaactcataactgtaaggttgtggtttcaatctctggaccaggcaatgcgttgtgttcttgagcaaaacacttcatttcacgttgcttcactccactcagctggcaaaactgccagcatcagttgttagttgtcggagcactgcatccttcaaaacttccatgcttcctgagattcgcgaacactacacctgattttctcccctccatacacatgcaagcatgtatctgactcatacactgttcacttcccagacatttgtacattactgcatatactttatatgcacttttaacaagttgtggtgcacctgagctctgtatacaataatttcattattattatcattattgatgacACTACAACTAAAGTCTTCCCAATTAAGCGCAAGTTCTTCAGCTCTTTTGACTCTCTTGTCCAACCAGCTTGTGATGTTGTCCCTCCATTGTGTTCTTTGATTGCCTCTTCATCTACAACCCTCTGCTCTTCCTCCTATATTAACGGTTTCCAAATCTCTGCTTATACAAATATGGCCATCCTAGATGAGCTTTTGTTTTTCCACAATGTCCAAGAGTTATCTTTCACCTACTTGTAACACTCATTCATTTGTCTGATCATCCTTGTAAAAGACTCGGACCATTCTCCtataaacaggagtggctgtgtggtaagcagcttgcttaccaaccacatggttccgggttcagtcccgctgcatggcaccttaggtaagtgttttctactatagcctcaggccaaccaaagacttgtgagtggatttggttgacggaaactgaaagaagcccgttgaatatatgtatatgtatatatgtgtgtatgtttgtgtttgtccccccagcatcgcttgacaactgatgctggtgtgtttacatccccgtaacttagcggttcggcaaaagagactgatagattaaggtactaggcttacaaagaataagtcctggggtcgatttgctcgactaaaggcggtgctccagcatggccacagtcaaatgactgaaacaagtaaaaaaaaaaagagaaagtgtaAACCCAAATTTCAAACACATTGACCCTTTCATGGGATTGCCTCATTACTTTATCGGACCCCCATCATGTCATTGACCCTTTCATGGGATTGCCTCATTACTTTATCGGACCCCCATCATGTCATTGACCCTTTCATGGGATTGCCTCATTACTTTATCGGACCCCCATCATGTCATTGACCCTTTCATGGGATTGCCTCATTACTTTATCGGACCCCCATCATGTCATTGACGTaatgtattattcttttattcttttacttgtttcagtcatttgactgcggccatgctggagcaccgccttttttagtcgagcaaatcgaccccgggacttattctttgtaagcccagtacttattctatcggtctcttttgccgaaccgctaagtgacggggacgtaaacacaccagcatcggttgtcaagcaatgctagggggacaaacacacacatgcatatatatatatatatatatatatacgacaggcttctttcagtttccgtctaccaaatccactcacaaggcattgatcggccggggctatagcagaagacacttgcccaaggtgccacacagtgggactgaacccggaaccatgtggttggttagcaagctacttaccacacagccactcctgcgcctgctgtGCATTGGTGACACTGCAACATATGTCTTCCCGATTAACTCCCCTTGCCAATCTTGTCTCGCCTGTTCACGATATTGTCCATCCATCACATTCTTTGGCTGCCACTCCATCTATTTATTCCCTTCTACTCTTCCTTCTCTGATAATATTTCCCCGACCTCTTCTTCAAATGTGGCCATAACAGATGAACTTTTTGATTTTTTACAGTGTTCAAGAGTTGTCATCTTTCACCTACATGTTGTACATGTtatggatcttttccgtttgaccggcagttttttaaaatgatttccacgtaactaaacacttttaaacttcgtatactggtagaatgtgtttataaaacatatttttctcttggctttattgagaaaattctatagtctgtaagatatttgttgtttttttcttcaatttctgcaatttcaactaatcaatgacgtctattgaggtgaaaacattctgtgccatatgaatatgtccctcgtttaagaaacagattgggtttatttacatttgtgaagaaaaaaagataccctttcccccacccctttccctaaaacagattgaaatgcaatagattgatactagggtcataattatgggtgacaatttcatatgacaccgctagaaaaaactgccgttcaaaccgaaaagatcccatgttGTAACATGTCCTGGGTACTTTTTTTCATACCACCACCAGCAGTGAGATTATCATGCACCTGACCAGACTACAAGCCCCAAACGTAACACTTTTGTACTAGAAGATGAGGagtaaaagtaattttattttgacTGTGAAACAAACGAAATACTGtcttttcttacatttttatgtttttgtcttctttcaggTACACCATATTTAAAGATCACATCACCTTAAGTGACTGTATCCTTTATTCTGCTTTCTTCAGATTTCACcctattttctgttttaatttctgaaatgaaataccgtaaatcctcgagaataatccgcattttttccccaaaaatttaaaggtcaaaatccttagtgcatactatatacgaggttaaaaatgaaaattattttctaagcaatgtccgagtctctatttgctgtccagcaatgtttattcagacgcattttgtgatgtcgggcgcgaaaataccttaagctaagcctgaaagcaatgaagtcataaaagaatcatccataacttacagtaagcaacatttattaaacgttattactgttatttctttattttctgcaaacaaaatgcataaaaaagctacacgtttgcattatgttatatatacaataatgattaaggacgttaccgtatacagttttacaaatcaaggacgttatatagacctccttgactcaagttagagaaggggcgcgtattatatacaaggtttaggtttttcagaggtacagccccctaaaaatccccagcGTATACACATTtgcattgtgttatatatacaataataattaaggacgttaccgtatacagttttacaaaccaaggatgttatatagacctccttgactcaagttagagaaggggcgcatattatacacaaggtttaggtttttcagaggtacagccccctaaaaatccctgcgtattatactcaaggatttacggtattacaaaaatgtccaaaaaaaaaatcaactttttccaATTTAATCACTGATTGTTTGCTGACCCTctacaaaaacacaaataaaagcttattcttttatcttttacttatttcagccattagattgtggccatgctggggcaccacgttttgaagaatttttagtcaaatgaatcaaccccagtactcacttccttttaagcctggtacttattctattggtctcttttgccgatctgtTAAGATatgagggatgtaaacacaccaacactggttgtcaagcagttggtcaagagacaaacactgatacatgcacacacaccacccgtgatgggctcctttcagtttccgtctgctaaatcctctcacaaggatttggtcaaatcccactgaggtaacattacttttcatccttttcgagttgataaaacaagtaccagttgagtcctagggttgaacttaaaatgtaaagattcAGAAAAAATTCCTCTACACATTgtatctgatgctctaatgactcAGCCACCTTGCTGTCTTGGAAATAATATAAAGAGtctacttcccaaccacaaggttctgggttcagtcccactgtgtgacacctttggtaagtgtcttctactatagtcgtgggctctttacgttctgtgttcaaacctTGCGAGTGTTGgctttattttttatccttccagggtcaataacgtaaagtaccactcaagtactaaGACCGATAGTATCAACTAACACCCCTCCCTCAAAGAAGTTtgggttttttaaattttggtacaaggccagcaattgtgaaGAAAgttataagtcaattacattgaccccagtgctcagctgttaattattttatcaagcctggaaagatggaaagcaaaaccaaccctggcggcatttgaactcagaacatacggtCAGAATAAATGCTGCCTAGCATCTTTTCCgatgcagtaatgattctgccagcatgccaccttactacaaacaaatattatagttactagcagtatagcccagcattgctcgggcttgttttctttccgaccctttagaattggaatttttgaaaagtaaaaaattttgcgttatgtagcttgttattctctttaagtgaacattttcctggttgaaatacaccgaaaaatggcgacacagcagtaaaaatatcgtaaaaaatagggtttttcatagaaaaaaaagcacctttttgatgtaaaaaatttttggtgttaacatgatccgatttgaattttttcttctatggaaggaagagcaagccttctatcatactctcaattttggtcaacttgcaccgcagggtctcagaggagatagtattagttgaaggcggcgagctggcagaaacgttagcacgccgggcgaaatgctaagcggtattttgtctgccggtacgttctgagttcaaattccgccgaggtcaactttgcctttcatcctttcggggtcgataaatcaagtaccagttacgcactggggtcgatataactgacttaatccgtttgtctgtccttgtttgtcctctctgtgtttagccccttgtgggtagtaaagaaataagtgttaGTTGGagcctaccaaacctgccacacacagacaacttcagctttatatatatatagttatttattctctttctcctcttcacaGTCTTTTGCATCCTTGACTCTGATGTTTCAGATGAAATCCATGATGGCATGAACCTAGAACTCTACTACCAATAAATCTGGCAAAGAACACTCCCAGACAGCTCCAGTTATTTTATACATTTGTCTCTGCATCTTTtcccttggattttttttttttttttttaagaaaattaacCCCGTTTTCAGGAAAATTCAAGATGAAATCaaactgaataaatttataaaaacaatgtcagggctttaaaaaaaatcatttttcttctctGTAAATGgccttttttattctctctcttcttctaaaTGCTATTGTAAAATAAAACACATGTATTCTCAGACATGTTGATTtctatttgcttctttttttatttttcttattgactttggtttcttttctttatttatcttttacatatttcagtcattagactgtggtcatgctggagcactgccttcaagaaacaaccccagtacttcttattttttttattttttggcctGATTATtcagttggtctcttttgccagacttctaagttatgtggatgtaaacaaaccaacaccggttcttAAGCATTgatggagagacagacaaagacacaaacacatagatatatatgcatgtgtgtgtatatatatatatatataagcaccaaccgatcgtggccattgcaagcctcctctggcacctgtgctggtggcacataaaaagcacccactacactcacgaagtggttggtgttaggaagggcatccagctgtagaaacactgccagattaaactggagcctggtgcagcctcctggcttcccagaccccggtcgaaccgtccaacccctgctagcatggaaaacagacgttaaacgatgatgatatatatatatctgcaaagtggttggtgttaggaaggtcatccaaccGTTAAAACTCTGCCAGAACAGACAGAGTGGCATAGAGTAGTTTTTCTACTTGGCCAACTCCTGTGAACCATCCTATCCATGCATGtgtggaagatggatgttaaatgatgatgatgtatgtatgtgcacatatatatatactagtcttGAAGGCAGCATTCAGGCTAGATCCTGCAGAGGGTACTTTTGAGGCCTTCAGCCCCACTATCGGGCCACTTCACAGCCCTCTACCCTTCTGTAACgaaacttatttctgcaaatgtgctaagcactgatACTGATCGTAGTTTAATCAATAAGTGTAGGAGCTAGGTAATACAGTAAAAATAGTGTGGCCCCATTTAAGTGGCCCTTCACAAATTGAACCTCCTTACAATACTCCCTGGAAGTTCATGGTATGAGATTCATTGTCATTGCTGGTTTACCCCCTCTGCATCATGCTGGGTCCATACCCCTTTGAGCGACATCAAAATTCCCTCCTCCATCCATAAACACTCTcaaagctttcctatcatttataaactcacttgcctctctcactccagcACTTCTAACCatcaaagctttcctcactccatccgtTCACCCAAACCaaggtctgcctctggttctgctgccttCATCACTCTCTCCATCTGCTACTCATCTATCCTCTCCAcatggccaaaccacctcaacattcaTCTATCCAGTTTGTCTGctagtttttctctcattcctgctTGTCTTTGCACCTCCGCATTCCTCAGCCTGTCCATCCATGTCACACCAACCATAGCCCTCAGACATCTCATCTCAAGCACATCTAGTCATCTCACGGACAGAGAAACCTCACTCAAATTTATatcaagaagatatatatatatatatatatatatatttctttattgcccacaaggacagacaaagggattaagtcgattacatcaaccccagtgcgaaactggtacttaatttatcgaccccgaaaggatgataggcaaagtcgacctcggcggaatttgaactcagaacataacggctacgcattttgcccggcgtgctaacgcttctgccagctcaccgccctaaatatatatatatatatatgtgatgatgatgggtcaaaatagacaaatagaacCTAGTGTAACCCCAGTGAAAacatcccatgccagcatagcaacatgttaaatgatgatacatgtgtgtgaattcCCAGGGCTTAGTGATTGGGGTATGGGATTCAACTTGTGAATTGCTGACCgtacattatgttcttgagcaagacattttatttcacaatgttccagtccactgagctggcaaaaGTTAGTTGTACATgtgtttcaaagggtcagccttgtcacactcagtgTCTCTCCTTGAGGACTGGGAGGATCTTCGAACACCAGCTttgccttggtgttgcaggcagagcagttggtgCCGCTTAACTGCGTTGCACACATAGTAATCCACGGGATTAGAATTGGAGGAATTCGGGGTCGATTGAAGTCACAGAAATTCTCCAAGAATTACTTCTGGCTGCTTCAGGGGGTATGGCAAGAGCTGAATCCTTCTGCCACACATATGACCATCCagctgcaaccctctccagccaagCTTTGATCATAGTCtccaccagcttcacatagatcTCTGAACTGAGCCCAAGGCCCTGTTCAAATATGTGAGAAGGCATGACATCTGCCTCACTAGAGACTGACACACACAAAGATCATCAACTTGGCTTTCATATGTGGGACATCACATGGATTATAGGCAAGCCGTCGCACCACCTGTTGTGGGTGTTATGCAACTGGTCCTTTCATCTTAGAAAAACCAGATTATCCTTGGCTCAAAAGAGTGCCTCAGCTTGTTCAGGAGTTCCTTTGCCTTCATCAAACCATTATCCTTAGCCTTGGCTGTCAGAACTTGCCCTTTGCACCTCTTGTACAAGCGGTTCTGAAGCTTCTCATTCAGGACCAGCTTCATGTTGGTGACTCCCAACATCCATCTCTCTCACCAAGGCCTAGATTCCCTTGCTTGAATTGTCTATCACCTTGCCCTGTAGCTGTCTGATGAATTCAGGCATGCAGGAAGGGACACAGCTGCCAAAATACATTCCCGCTGGCCATGGCTTCTTAGTTCCCATTGCAActgtccatgtcatgtcttacagTTTTTACATTATTCACAGAGCATTGAACAGCAGTCATCATGTCAGTGTTTGGATATCTGGTGTGAATCATCATGGTACAGGTTATCTGCAGTGCCACCAATGCATCCAGCCATTCCTGGGAGAAAAGggacataaaaataaatcaaattcaACCCAAACACcttgtagtatatgtgtgtgtgtatatatatacacctaggtatatatataaagttaatccaaacgtgaaaacacaaagagaaaacacaacaacgcgaggacgtggaacaaatatagtattattggacgctcaggaaagaagggaagaaggagggtttaacgtttcgagcagagctcttcgtcggaaagatccagagaagggaagacagaggaaaaaaaatcgccaacggtacgcaCACGGTcacattatactcttttactctcttttatttgtttcagtcatttgactgcggccatgctggagcaccacctttagtcgaacaaatctacccaaggacttattctttgtaagcctagtacttattctatcggttgcttttgccgaaccactaagatacagggacgtaaacacaccagcatcagctgtcaagcgatgttggggggacaaacatatacacacacacatatatatatagatataagcatatatatatacgacgggcttctttcagtttccgtctcccaaatcctctcacaaggctttggtcagcccaaggtgtcacacagtgggactgaacccagaaccatgaggttggtaagcaagcttcttaccacacagccactcctgcatattctttctctcttttttcacaccatttttgtctctctctccatctgttttcttCATTCCTCTCTgacaaagagcataggctcaaaatgtcaaagattTTTCCCTTTTTGCCTGAGCATCAAACTTATACACCTTGTTTGTCATTCCCTCACCTGTtcctgttttttaaattttttttgtacaattttgaaccatgtgtgtatgtgtgtgcgtgtttttttttcttcttttttttggagCACCCTGTCAGTTACAACAATgagagtcccagctgatacaatcaatagaacagcttgctcatgaaattaacacacaagtgactgagcactccacaaacacgtgcacctttaatgttgttctcagggagattcagtgtgacaaggctggccctttgaaatacaagtactactcattattgccagctgaatggactggagtaatgtaaaataaagtgtcttgctcaaggacacaacatgtcaccaggaattgaactcacaaccttacgatcgtgagccaaatgccctaactttgtgtgtttgtacatcattatcatcataattcaatgtccattttctaCACTTGTGCAAGTTTGATGGTTCCATAGGAATTGACAAATTAGAAGACTGCCCCAAGCTCTACTGTTAGCTTGGGCATGCCTTCTACAGCTGCAGGCCCTAACACCAATGTCAGTTTTACAATGTGTTGTCTGGCGTTATCTCGCAATAAAATagaagtggatctgttgactaatctaggctggtttttttttgtaagtttctgcatcatttgctCCAGTTGGCAACACTATACTTCAGccatgattgatgagccaggtttaatgaaatcataatggatcacatcatcatcatcattgtttgaccgtggtcgagacaatggaatttaccatgctaggccagacttcacggtccatcatagcattacggaggtcctgttgctggatacctgtatccctggagattacatcagggtaggagagtgtgcgccctctggtattgcgagtagatggcttccaaaggagaagagtagaaattacttctttttcagctctacaacaatgtccagcaaactggactctcctacctttcacaaggttGGATAAGgatgagccaccaaaacacagtccaaaaagcaaaattcatcaaaagaagctgatggtgtgtgtttggtgatcTGGCGTAggctccttatgagagctcaatgCCTTCTTCAGCTGCAGATCCCTAacaccaatgtcatttttgcaatCTGTTGTCTTGCGTTATCTCGCAATAAAatagtggatctgttgactaatctaggctgttttttttttgtaagtttctgcatcaattGCACTATACTTCGGccatgattgatgagccaggtttaatgaaatcataatggatcacacctacGCCAgatcaccaaacacacaccatcagcttcttttgatgaattttgctttttggactgtgttttggtggctcatccttatccaaccattgtgctgattgtttacggttgttgtattggatccatttctcatcatgttacaattcgattaaaaaatgattcatttttgtgatgagaaagtagcataatgc
This Octopus sinensis linkage group LG23, ASM634580v1, whole genome shotgun sequence DNA region includes the following protein-coding sequences:
- the LOC118767675 gene encoding ubiquitin-like protein 5, producing MNINLIFVLLMPKHEDNIVRCVTRIRSASKMLEITCNDRLGKKVRVKCNEDDTICDLKKLIAAQTGTRWERIVLKKWYTIFKDHITLSDCILYSAFFRFHPIFCFNF